In Entomomonas moraniae, one DNA window encodes the following:
- a CDS encoding iron-containing alcohol dehydrogenase family protein, translating to MQLTEVSHIVYQALDMLNTQTVREFSVPPQTFIGAGALVRCGQAIAERDLKRVFIIVDNYLHQQNIDDGLYRSLNNANIEYEIITYAGGEPSSQVVEDAAKQLISAQCDSVLALGGGSVLDAAKVTAMLAANANLPIDSLADSHLKLKKRLPLIAIPTTAGTGSEATNIAVITNTSTGIKQVLVHPQLIPDLAIIDACLTLGVPAEITAITGIDALTHAIETYVALYTTPLTRGFAHRAVNLIGKALPIAVGQGSNIPARESMMLASYMAGMAFSNSGLGLCHATAHQIGSTYHIPHGMCNAIMLPSVMRFNQLVCEQEYAEIGHALTGKSITADETIHAIQKLINGVGLSKKLADFGAKAEDLPKLADAATQDICLTTNPRTATADQIIGVYQNALNT from the coding sequence ATGCAGCTAACCGAAGTCAGCCATATTGTTTATCAAGCACTAGACATGCTCAACACCCAGACGGTGCGTGAGTTTAGCGTCCCTCCTCAAACCTTTATTGGAGCAGGAGCGTTAGTGCGTTGTGGACAAGCTATTGCTGAAAGGGATTTAAAACGTGTTTTCATTATTGTCGATAACTACCTACATCAACAAAATATTGATGACGGCTTATATCGTTCACTAAATAATGCCAATATAGAATATGAAATCATCACCTATGCAGGTGGTGAGCCAAGTAGCCAAGTCGTAGAAGATGCAGCTAAACAACTAATTTCTGCTCAATGTGACAGTGTACTTGCGTTAGGTGGCGGCTCTGTTTTAGATGCAGCTAAAGTAACTGCAATGCTCGCAGCTAATGCTAACTTACCAATTGATAGCCTAGCAGACAGCCACCTTAAACTAAAAAAACGTCTTCCCTTAATTGCAATTCCAACAACTGCGGGTACAGGGTCAGAGGCAACCAATATTGCCGTTATCACCAACACCTCAACAGGAATTAAGCAAGTACTTGTACACCCACAATTAATTCCAGACCTAGCTATTATCGATGCTTGCCTAACCCTAGGTGTACCTGCTGAAATCACAGCAATTACGGGGATTGATGCCTTAACACATGCCATAGAAACTTATGTTGCATTATATACAACACCGCTTACCCGTGGCTTTGCACACCGTGCAGTTAACCTTATTGGTAAAGCATTACCTATTGCAGTAGGACAAGGCTCTAATATTCCTGCTAGAGAGTCCATGATGCTTGCTTCTTACATGGCGGGCATGGCCTTCTCTAATAGTGGCTTAGGCTTATGCCATGCAACAGCACATCAAATTGGTAGCACATACCATATACCACACGGCATGTGTAATGCCATTATGTTACCCAGCGTTATGCGCTTTAACCAACTAGTATGTGAGCAAGAGTATGCTGAAATCGGCCATGCCCTTACAGGCAAAAGCATTACAGCAGATGAAACCATTCATGCTATACAAAAACTAATTAATGGTGTAGGACTTTCTAAAAAATTAGCCGATTTTGGTGCTAAAGCAGAAGACTTACCTAAACTCGCAGATGCCGCAACACAAGACATCTGTTTAACTACAAACCCTAGAACCGCAACAGCTGATCAGATCATAGGGGTCTATCAGAATGCGTTAAATACTTAA
- the eutJ gene encoding ethanolamine utilization protein EutJ: MTQRDIKNWLNPRLQMADKQLHQTDKKPLKGNDPFFLGIDLGTCNIVSMVIDKEANPIATRVDQADVVRDGIVWDFFGATQIVRKQLESLQQQLGVELTKASTSYPPGTEPRISVNVLEATGLEVTSVIDEPSAVAQMLHLKNAAVVDIGGGTTGVAVIKNGEVIYSGDEATGGHHVSLTLAGNLKVPVEEAELTKKQQGKKIWPVVRPVFEKMAAIVQEHLTPFDVDEIYLSGGSCALPGVAELFSQLFPKQRVILPTLPIFITPLAIATYGMDKSCS, from the coding sequence ATGACCCAAAGAGATATCAAAAATTGGTTAAACCCTCGCTTACAGATGGCTGACAAGCAGTTACATCAAACTGATAAAAAGCCTCTTAAAGGAAATGACCCATTTTTTCTTGGTATCGATTTGGGAACATGCAATATCGTCTCAATGGTCATTGACAAAGAAGCTAATCCGATTGCTACACGTGTAGATCAAGCCGATGTTGTACGTGATGGTATTGTTTGGGACTTCTTTGGCGCAACACAAATCGTCAGAAAGCAACTTGAAAGCTTACAGCAACAGCTAGGGGTTGAGCTAACAAAAGCCTCAACCTCCTATCCCCCTGGGACAGAACCACGTATTTCTGTGAATGTATTAGAGGCTACCGGTTTAGAAGTGACCAGTGTTATAGATGAACCCTCTGCCGTTGCTCAAATGCTACATCTAAAAAATGCAGCTGTCGTTGATATTGGTGGTGGAACAACAGGTGTTGCAGTTATTAAAAATGGAGAGGTTATCTATTCTGGAGATGAAGCAACAGGTGGTCACCACGTTTCTCTTACCTTGGCAGGTAACTTAAAAGTTCCAGTGGAAGAAGCAGAGCTAACCAAAAAACAGCAAGGTAAAAAAATATGGCCTGTCGTACGCCCTGTTTTTGAAAAAATGGCAGCGATTGTTCAAGAGCATTTAACTCCTTTTGATGTTGACGAAATTTATTTATCGGGCGGTTCTTGCGCACTACCTGGTGTTGCAGAGTTGTTTAGCCAGCTTTTTCCAAAGCAACGTGTAATATTGCCCACACTACCTATTTTCATTACCCCTCTTGCAATTGCAACTTATGGGATGGATAAATCATGCAGCTAA
- the eutH gene encoding ethanolamine utilization protein EutH produces the protein MGINEVIVYIMMAFMLIAAIDRIFAQFGGSETVLQKIGLGKVGKGIDGSGGQFEEGFMAMGALGLAMVGMTALAPVIATVLGPVVIPVYKALGADPAMFAGTLLASDMGGYFLAKQLATTPAAQLYSGVLLASMMGPAIVFTIPVALGIIDKSDRRYLALGVLAGIVTIPVGCIAGGLVAMMSGASVDGQTAEFTLIFILVNMIPVIIIAALIVLGLKLFPEKMISGFQIFAKILVGIITVGLAAAVLKFTTGWTFIPGLDPIFSTQPPASEDMRAMEVIGSIACILLGAYPMVFLITRWFEKPLMKVGGLLNMNNIAAAGMIATLANNIPMFSMMNRMDNRGKVINCAFAVSAAFALGDHLGFVAGIGVSTMIFPMIVGKLVGGISAVGVAMLIAPKASDAESVPSIETETPVSNEKAE, from the coding sequence ATGGGTATTAATGAAGTTATTGTCTATATCATGATGGCCTTTATGCTAATTGCGGCAATTGACCGTATTTTTGCTCAATTTGGAGGGTCAGAAACTGTTCTACAAAAAATAGGATTAGGGAAAGTCGGTAAAGGTATTGATGGATCAGGTGGGCAGTTTGAAGAAGGTTTTATGGCTATGGGTGCACTAGGTTTAGCCATGGTGGGAATGACAGCTCTAGCGCCTGTTATTGCTACTGTATTAGGCCCAGTGGTCATTCCAGTATACAAAGCACTAGGTGCTGACCCAGCGATGTTTGCAGGTACTTTACTAGCTTCAGATATGGGTGGGTACTTCCTTGCCAAACAATTAGCTACAACCCCAGCAGCTCAGCTTTACTCAGGTGTTTTATTAGCTTCAATGATGGGTCCAGCAATTGTATTCACCATCCCTGTTGCATTAGGTATAATTGATAAATCAGACAGACGCTATCTTGCATTAGGTGTTCTTGCAGGTATTGTAACCATTCCTGTCGGTTGTATTGCCGGCGGTCTAGTCGCTATGATGTCTGGTGCAAGTGTTGATGGGCAAACAGCTGAATTCACATTAATCTTTATCTTAGTTAATATGATTCCAGTTATTATCATTGCAGCACTTATTGTTCTAGGCTTAAAACTTTTCCCTGAAAAAATGATTTCGGGCTTCCAAATTTTCGCCAAAATTTTAGTAGGGATTATCACTGTGGGCTTAGCCGCCGCGGTTCTAAAATTCACAACAGGCTGGACATTTATTCCTGGTCTTGACCCAATCTTTAGTACGCAACCTCCTGCTTCTGAAGACATGAGAGCAATGGAAGTTATTGGCTCTATCGCTTGTATTTTACTCGGCGCTTATCCAATGGTATTCCTTATTACACGTTGGTTTGAAAAACCTCTTATGAAAGTAGGTGGTTTATTAAACATGAACAATATCGCCGCAGCGGGAATGATTGCAACCCTTGCAAATAATATCCCAATGTTTAGCATGATGAATAGAATGGATAACCGCGGTAAAGTGATTAACTGTGCCTTTGCTGTATCAGCAGCCTTTGCATTAGGTGACCATCTAGGATTCGTTGCAGGTATTGGCGTTTCAACCATGATATTTCCAATGATTGTTGGAAAATTAGTCGGCGGTATCAGTGCAGTAGGTGTTGCTATGCTAATTGCCCCGAAAGCTTCTGACGCAGAATCAGTACCAAGTATTGAGACTGAAACCCCAGTCTCCAACGAAAAAGCAGAATAG